In one window of Nesterenkonia sandarakina DNA:
- the leuS gene encoding leucine--tRNA ligase, translating into MSHASETAVADTTATQPSSPSADSQGEKKQYSFQEMEARWQPLWEEQGTFVVDPADDREKKYVLDMFPYPSGDLHMGHAEAFAIGDIPARYARLRGYNVLHPIGWDSFGLPAENAAIKNDAHPADWTYANIETQAASFKRYGISTDWTRRLHTSDESYYRWTQWLFLQFYSKGLAYKKDSPVNWCPKDQTVLANEQVVDGACERCGTAVIKKSLNQWYFKITDYADRLLEDMDELKGHWPDRVLSMQRNWIGRSTGASVRYEIRSAPDAADHPPVEVFTTRPDTLYGVTFMVVAADADLAMELVTEGQRAELQAYRDALGSVSDIERQSAERERTGVFLGRYAIHPITGEELPLWASDYVLADYGTGAVMGVPAHDQRDLEFARTMGLNVRVVVDTGEEDPAETGIATAGAGTAINSPAWEGLDKDAAIARAIEVLAENTVGEAKVNYRLRDWLLSRQRFWGAPIPIIHCADCGEVPVPEDQLPVKLPTGMRGEQLAPKGKSPLAGASDWVNVDCPSCGAPATRDTDTMDTFVDSSWYYLRYIDPTNDAEIFPSEEINKWLPVDQYVGGVEHAILHLLYSRFFTKVLFDLGLVNFTEPFKALLNQGQVLNGGKAMSKSLGNGVNLGEQLDIYGVDAVRLTMVFASPPEDDVDWADVSPSGSAKFLARAWRLAQDVSSEAAADPASGATALRAVTHRTIQDAAQLIEDKKFNVVIARTMELVNAARKEIDSGAGAADPAVREAAEVTAQILSLVAPYTAEDMWEMLGHEPSVANSAWPSVDESLLIQDTVTAVVQVKGKLRDKLEVAADISEADLEAQALALPRIQRYIADGGGVRKVIVRAPKLVNVVTG; encoded by the coding sequence GTGAGCCACGCGAGCGAAACCGCTGTAGCCGATACCACTGCGACGCAGCCCAGCAGCCCTTCGGCTGACTCCCAGGGCGAGAAGAAGCAGTACTCCTTCCAGGAGATGGAGGCCCGCTGGCAGCCCCTCTGGGAGGAACAGGGCACCTTCGTGGTGGACCCGGCCGATGACCGGGAGAAGAAGTACGTGCTGGACATGTTCCCGTACCCCTCCGGGGACCTGCACATGGGCCATGCCGAGGCCTTCGCCATCGGGGACATCCCGGCACGGTATGCCCGGCTGCGCGGCTACAACGTGCTGCACCCGATCGGCTGGGACTCCTTCGGGCTGCCCGCGGAGAACGCCGCGATCAAGAACGACGCCCACCCGGCGGACTGGACCTACGCGAACATCGAGACCCAGGCGGCGTCTTTCAAGCGCTACGGGATCAGCACCGACTGGACCCGCCGGCTGCACACCTCCGACGAGTCCTACTACCGCTGGACCCAGTGGCTGTTCCTGCAGTTCTACAGCAAGGGCCTGGCGTATAAGAAGGACTCCCCGGTCAACTGGTGCCCCAAGGACCAGACCGTGCTGGCCAACGAGCAGGTCGTCGACGGCGCCTGCGAACGCTGCGGGACCGCGGTGATCAAGAAGTCGCTGAACCAGTGGTACTTCAAGATCACCGACTACGCCGACCGGCTCCTCGAAGACATGGACGAGCTCAAGGGCCACTGGCCCGACCGGGTGCTCTCCATGCAGCGCAACTGGATCGGCCGCTCCACCGGCGCCTCGGTGCGCTATGAGATCCGCTCTGCTCCCGACGCCGCCGACCACCCTCCGGTGGAGGTGTTCACCACCCGCCCGGACACGCTCTACGGGGTCACCTTCATGGTGGTCGCCGCCGACGCCGACCTGGCCATGGAGCTGGTCACCGAGGGCCAGCGCGCCGAGCTCCAGGCCTACCGGGATGCTCTGGGCAGCGTCTCGGACATCGAGCGCCAGTCCGCCGAGCGGGAACGCACCGGTGTCTTCCTGGGCCGCTACGCGATCCACCCGATCACCGGCGAGGAGCTCCCGCTGTGGGCCTCGGACTATGTGCTCGCCGACTACGGCACCGGCGCCGTGATGGGCGTGCCCGCCCATGACCAGCGCGACCTGGAGTTCGCCCGCACCATGGGGCTCAACGTCCGCGTCGTCGTCGACACCGGCGAGGAGGACCCGGCGGAGACCGGCATCGCCACCGCCGGTGCGGGCACCGCGATCAACTCCCCGGCCTGGGAGGGCCTGGACAAGGACGCCGCGATCGCCCGCGCCATTGAGGTGCTCGCAGAGAACACCGTGGGCGAGGCCAAGGTCAACTACCGGCTGCGCGACTGGCTGCTCTCCCGGCAGCGCTTCTGGGGTGCCCCGATCCCGATCATCCACTGCGCCGACTGCGGCGAGGTTCCGGTGCCCGAGGACCAGCTGCCGGTCAAGCTGCCCACCGGGATGCGCGGGGAACAGCTCGCGCCCAAGGGCAAGTCCCCGCTGGCCGGGGCCAGCGACTGGGTCAATGTGGACTGCCCGTCCTGCGGCGCCCCCGCCACCCGGGACACCGACACGATGGACACCTTCGTGGACTCCTCCTGGTACTACCTGCGCTATATCGACCCCACCAACGACGCCGAGATCTTCCCCAGCGAGGAGATCAACAAGTGGCTGCCGGTGGACCAGTACGTGGGCGGGGTGGAGCACGCCATCCTGCACCTGCTCTACTCCCGGTTCTTCACCAAGGTGCTCTTCGACCTGGGACTGGTGAACTTCACCGAGCCGTTCAAGGCGCTGCTGAACCAGGGCCAGGTGCTCAACGGCGGCAAGGCCATGTCCAAATCTCTGGGCAACGGGGTGAACCTGGGTGAGCAGCTCGACATCTACGGGGTCGACGCGGTCCGGCTGACCATGGTCTTCGCCTCCCCGCCGGAAGACGATGTGGACTGGGCCGACGTCTCACCCTCGGGCTCGGCGAAGTTCCTGGCCCGCGCCTGGCGACTGGCCCAGGACGTCTCCTCCGAGGCGGCAGCGGACCCGGCCAGTGGCGCCACGGCGCTGCGCGCAGTCACCCACCGCACCATCCAGGACGCCGCGCAGCTGATCGAGGACAAGAAGTTCAACGTGGTCATCGCCCGCACCATGGAACTGGTCAACGCCGCCCGCAAGGAGATCGACTCCGGCGCTGGCGCGGCCGACCCGGCGGTCCGCGAGGCCGCGGAGGTCACCGCGCAGATCCTTTCCCTGGTGGCGCCCTACACCGCTGAAGACATGTGGGAGATGCTCGGCCACGAGCCATCAGTGGCGAACTCCGCCTGGCCCTCGGTGGACGAGTCCCTGCTGATCCAGGACACCGTCACCGCGGTGGTCCAGGTCAAGGGGAAGCTGCGCGACAAGCTGGAGGTCGCCGCAGACATCAGCGAGGCAGACCTCGAGGCACAGGCGCTGGCGCTGCCCCGGATCCAGAGGTACATCGCCGACGGCGGCGGGGTGCGCAAGGTGATCGTGCGCGCACCGAAGCTGGTCAACGTCGTGACCGGCTGA
- a CDS encoding NAD(P)-dependent alcohol dehydrogenase encodes MQAIVQAGYGSSSVFGLARIPRPVIAENEVLVQVRAAGLDRGTWHMMVGRPYLLRVIGFGFRGPKNLVPGIDVAGTVAEVGSAVTRFAVGEPVYGMSRGSFAEYAAVSETKLAQKPGDLSFEQAAVVPISAGTALQALRDVGELQAGQKVLILGASGGVGSFAVQLAKELGAEVTGVCSTGKQDFVRSLGADHVMDYTREDFADGSSHYDLILDIAGNPTLARLRRALTPKGTAVIVGGEGGGDFTGGFGRNLRAPLLSRFVSQRLSMLAAKERGSDLDRLAGYLQSGRIVPSLERTFSLGEVPDAMRHLEAGEVRGKVAITIAPDAEG; translated from the coding sequence ATGCAGGCGATCGTGCAGGCCGGGTACGGCTCCAGCAGCGTCTTCGGTCTCGCCAGGATCCCCCGACCCGTGATCGCCGAGAACGAAGTGCTGGTGCAGGTTCGCGCGGCTGGCCTGGACCGCGGAACGTGGCACATGATGGTTGGCCGACCCTATCTCTTGCGGGTCATCGGCTTCGGCTTCCGAGGCCCGAAGAATCTGGTGCCGGGAATCGATGTCGCCGGAACGGTCGCGGAGGTTGGTTCTGCGGTGACCAGGTTCGCCGTGGGCGAGCCGGTCTACGGGATGTCCCGAGGCTCCTTCGCCGAGTACGCCGCGGTCTCAGAGACCAAACTGGCCCAGAAGCCGGGGGACCTCAGCTTCGAGCAGGCCGCAGTCGTCCCCATCTCCGCCGGAACAGCCCTGCAGGCGTTGCGTGACGTGGGTGAACTGCAAGCGGGGCAGAAGGTCTTGATCCTCGGTGCCTCCGGCGGTGTGGGCAGCTTCGCAGTGCAGCTGGCCAAGGAGCTTGGAGCGGAGGTGACAGGCGTCTGCAGTACTGGCAAGCAGGACTTCGTCCGATCCCTCGGCGCGGATCATGTCATGGACTACACCCGGGAGGACTTCGCTGACGGAAGCTCCCACTACGATCTGATCCTCGATATTGCAGGCAACCCCACGCTTGCCCGGCTGCGGCGCGCACTGACACCGAAGGGGACCGCCGTCATCGTCGGCGGTGAGGGAGGCGGTGACTTCACCGGAGGGTTCGGCAGAAACCTGCGAGCGCCGCTGCTGTCTCGGTTCGTGAGCCAGCGGCTGAGCATGCTCGCGGCCAAGGAACGCGGGAGTGACCTGGATCGACTCGCCGGCTATCTCCAGAGCGGGCGGATCGTGCCCAGCCTGGAGAGGACCTTCTCGCTGGGGGAGGTCCCAGACGCGATGCGGCATCTCGAAGCCGGGGAGGTGCGCGGGAAGGTCGCGATCACGATTGCCCCCGATGCAGAAGGTTGA
- a CDS encoding transglycosylase family protein — MQTKQTFKKVLGGGLAAATLAGAAVVAQAPAASASGQWDQLAQCESGGNWSINTGNGYYGGLQFSQQSWQAVGGSGLPSEASKSEQISRAHALWEIQGWGAWPSCSSQLGLSGNPGGGGSTSAAQSGSTSEQSAPQQEAPAPAPQPAPEPAPAPEPAPEPAPAPAPAPEPAPVEQAPVEQAPVEQAPQQTQVQTSGETYTVQSGDSLSKIANALGLDWKDIWNANTDTVQDPNLIFVGDQLKLPVAG; from the coding sequence ATGCAGACCAAGCAGACTTTCAAGAAGGTTCTCGGCGGCGGACTTGCTGCTGCCACGCTGGCCGGTGCAGCCGTTGTGGCTCAGGCTCCTGCTGCAAGCGCCTCGGGCCAGTGGGACCAGCTCGCGCAGTGCGAGTCCGGTGGCAACTGGTCGATCAACACCGGCAACGGCTACTACGGCGGCCTGCAGTTCTCCCAGCAGTCCTGGCAGGCAGTGGGCGGCTCCGGTCTGCCCAGCGAGGCCAGCAAGTCCGAGCAGATCAGCCGCGCGCACGCACTCTGGGAGATCCAGGGCTGGGGCGCATGGCCCTCCTGCTCCTCCCAGCTCGGCCTCTCCGGCAACCCCGGCGGCGGCGGCTCCACCAGCGCTGCTCAGAGCGGCTCGACCTCCGAGCAGTCCGCTCCGCAGCAGGAAGCTCCTGCTCCGGCTCCTCAGCCGGCCCCTGAGCCAGCACCCGCTCCCGAGCCAGCCCCTGAGCCAGCACCCGCTCCTGCTCCGGCCCCCGAGCCCGCACCGGTCGAGCAGGCACCTGTGGAGCAGGCGCCCGTCGAGCAGGCACCGCAGCAGACCCAGGTGCAGACCTCGGGCGAGACCTACACCGTGCAGTCCGGCGATTCGCTCTCCAAGATCGCCAACGCTCTGGGTCTCGACTGGAAGGACATCTGGAACGCCAACACCGACACCGTCCAGGATCCCAACCTGATCTTCGTCGGCGACCAGCTGAAGCTGCCCGTCGCAGGCTGA
- a CDS encoding helix-hairpin-helix domain-containing protein — protein sequence MEVWPEDQLTRRERLRADREREHSAPARIRLRLAGVLVIVIGLLTWLAVSWLAGLSEHSAVPDPPQPGQGQPGLGASENPAQASGPRQPQGAGVADPGQGAGLSQTPDAPGNARTPLGAPEAQDASPVVVHVGGAVESPGVVELSAGARVHEAIEAAGGMTSKADPGGLNLATPVQDGALIWVPTPEELKAGTGPPAAGATGAPGPNVGAGDGAGQGTGPEVGQGAPPGSGQGAGDGSGKGSGEGAAVGAGAGELINLNTADAATLDELPGIGPALSQRIIDHRETNGAFGSLEELAGVSGIGPVILADVEGLVTW from the coding sequence ATGGAGGTCTGGCCTGAGGATCAGTTGACGAGGCGCGAGCGGCTGCGCGCGGACCGGGAGCGTGAGCACTCCGCTCCGGCGCGCATCCGGTTGAGACTTGCCGGAGTGCTCGTGATCGTCATCGGTCTGCTGACCTGGCTGGCGGTCTCCTGGCTCGCGGGTCTCTCGGAGCACTCAGCTGTGCCGGATCCACCACAGCCAGGGCAGGGCCAGCCCGGCCTCGGCGCATCTGAGAATCCCGCGCAGGCCAGCGGGCCCCGGCAGCCGCAGGGCGCAGGGGTCGCTGACCCGGGTCAGGGCGCTGGGTTGTCGCAGACACCGGATGCGCCCGGGAACGCTCGGACCCCGCTGGGAGCACCTGAGGCGCAGGACGCGAGCCCGGTAGTGGTCCACGTCGGCGGAGCCGTCGAGTCCCCGGGTGTGGTGGAGCTCAGCGCCGGTGCGCGAGTACATGAGGCGATCGAGGCTGCCGGCGGGATGACCTCCAAGGCAGACCCCGGTGGTTTGAACCTCGCCACGCCGGTCCAGGACGGTGCGCTGATCTGGGTGCCCACACCGGAGGAGCTCAAGGCGGGGACAGGGCCACCGGCGGCTGGAGCGACAGGTGCTCCCGGGCCGAACGTGGGAGCAGGTGATGGGGCCGGTCAGGGGACCGGGCCGGAGGTCGGGCAAGGGGCGCCGCCCGGGTCTGGGCAAGGGGCTGGAGATGGCTCGGGGAAAGGTTCTGGAGAAGGGGCAGCGGTCGGGGCGGGGGCTGGGGAGCTGATCAACCTCAATACGGCCGATGCGGCGACCTTGGATGAGCTGCCGGGGATCGGCCCCGCGCTCTCGCAGCGGATCATCGACCACCGCGAGACCAACGGGGCCTTCGGCTCCTTGGAGGAGCTCGCGGGGGTCAGCGGGATCGGGCCGGTGATCTTGGCAGATGTGGAGGGTCTGGTGACCTGGTGA
- a CDS encoding ComEC/Rec2 family competence protein: protein MTAGKPLDLRLLPAALSSWAAALAAVHLPWQHALHLGWTLLGVGALATLGAWLLHRLSTAAAPLHILLCCVLAGAVAFQAGTEAREHHSSGWVSAVESDVPVMVTLRVSAQPEVLSTPGFDGQTRIAAAATVETAVLSGEDRPRPLDAFVVIIQDSAAAPTGHPSAEPTGQPPGGPAGEHIGQPEGHPSAASRVGTLSLVTGHRYQGLVKLSPTGPGQRETALVFPFGEPLQRLPADPRTEFTEVFNGLRSATAAASAPAVGDAPALLPGLILGDRTHQDQELSEAMRAAGLSHLTAVSGANCALVMGALIGLVRLSRAPRWTSVPVSLIGLLLFVLLVHPEPSVIRAGVMGSIAAVSLFAGRGRSAFALLCLCVLGLLVFDPFYAMEPAFQLSAAATAGIVVLGTRIRERLEGFLPMVLAAPLALAFSAQLFVTPVLLPLSASMSTYAIPANVLAAPFVPFITVPGTFAAVISTTLPWLAVPILWCCGWAAACLGLIGRVASGLPQATAPWPEGWLGWALVVLYVFAAVVLAWGLVERFRLWQVLLLAGMAGAVLALVLPVTALTPTRGIDQWQVALCDVGQGDMLVVRTQEAAGVIVDTGEDPLLADRCLEKLGVDTVEALLLTHEHRDHYGGTPGVLQDREAGLVLHAGSADWDVGTEVESVAELPVDVPVHRPEAGETFEFLGGVQVRLTVWAAEAHHAEANDNSLVALFEIADSRLEPGVIGSAEQPLRLLAMGDMEQEVAASLLRRVGPPEGVHLLKVSHHGASNGGTQVLEATRPAAALIGVGEENSYGHPSAEIIGTLEGLGAAVYRTDLHGTVVFTVDADGLEADAVP from the coding sequence GTGACCGCGGGGAAACCCTTGGATCTGCGGCTGCTTCCGGCCGCTCTGTCCTCTTGGGCGGCAGCACTGGCGGCGGTGCATCTTCCCTGGCAGCACGCGCTGCACCTGGGGTGGACCCTGCTGGGTGTTGGGGCGCTGGCCACCCTGGGGGCCTGGCTCCTGCACCGCCTGAGCACTGCGGCCGCGCCGCTGCATATCTTGCTCTGCTGCGTCCTGGCCGGCGCCGTGGCGTTCCAGGCCGGGACCGAAGCCCGAGAGCATCACAGCAGCGGGTGGGTCTCGGCGGTGGAGAGTGACGTCCCGGTCATGGTCACGCTGCGGGTCTCGGCCCAGCCGGAGGTGCTCAGCACCCCGGGGTTCGACGGCCAGACTCGAATCGCGGCTGCGGCGACGGTGGAGACCGCGGTCCTCTCCGGCGAGGACCGCCCACGGCCCCTCGACGCTTTCGTGGTGATCATCCAAGACTCCGCTGCGGCGCCGACTGGCCACCCCTCCGCGGAGCCGACTGGTCAGCCTCCCGGCGGGCCTGCCGGGGAGCATATCGGTCAGCCCGAGGGTCACCCTTCGGCGGCGTCCAGGGTGGGCACGCTGTCATTGGTCACCGGCCATCGGTACCAGGGGCTGGTGAAGCTCAGCCCGACGGGCCCGGGCCAGCGGGAGACCGCCCTGGTCTTCCCCTTCGGCGAGCCCCTGCAGCGGCTGCCCGCCGATCCGCGCACCGAATTCACCGAGGTCTTCAACGGCCTCCGCTCGGCCACCGCGGCGGCCTCTGCTCCCGCGGTCGGTGATGCCCCGGCGCTGCTGCCGGGTCTGATCCTGGGGGACCGCACACACCAGGACCAGGAGCTCAGCGAGGCGATGCGCGCTGCGGGTTTGAGCCATCTGACCGCGGTGAGCGGCGCCAACTGCGCCCTGGTCATGGGGGCGCTGATCGGTCTGGTGCGGCTGTCGCGCGCTCCGCGCTGGACGAGCGTCCCGGTCTCACTGATCGGTCTGCTGCTCTTCGTGCTGCTGGTCCACCCGGAGCCCAGCGTGATCCGTGCCGGTGTGATGGGCAGCATCGCCGCGGTCTCCCTCTTCGCCGGTCGCGGACGGTCTGCCTTCGCGCTGCTGTGTCTCTGTGTGTTGGGCCTGTTGGTGTTTGACCCGTTCTACGCGATGGAACCGGCGTTCCAGCTGAGTGCGGCTGCCACCGCGGGGATCGTGGTGCTGGGAACCAGGATCCGTGAGCGGCTCGAAGGCTTCCTGCCGATGGTGCTGGCGGCTCCGCTGGCTCTGGCGTTCTCGGCGCAGCTCTTCGTCACTCCGGTGCTGCTGCCGCTCTCGGCGTCGATGAGCACCTACGCCATTCCTGCCAACGTGTTGGCCGCCCCGTTCGTGCCGTTCATCACCGTCCCGGGCACCTTCGCGGCAGTCATCTCCACGACGCTGCCCTGGTTGGCGGTGCCGATCCTCTGGTGCTGCGGCTGGGCGGCAGCCTGCCTCGGGCTGATCGGGCGGGTGGCCTCGGGGCTGCCGCAGGCCACCGCCCCATGGCCCGAGGGGTGGCTGGGCTGGGCGCTGGTGGTGCTCTACGTCTTCGCGGCAGTGGTCCTGGCCTGGGGCCTGGTGGAGCGTTTCCGTCTGTGGCAGGTGCTTCTGCTCGCCGGCATGGCGGGTGCTGTGCTCGCGCTGGTGCTGCCGGTGACCGCGCTGACGCCCACCCGGGGTATCGATCAGTGGCAGGTGGCGCTGTGTGATGTGGGCCAGGGAGACATGCTGGTGGTGCGAACCCAAGAGGCCGCCGGGGTCATCGTGGACACCGGAGAGGACCCGCTGCTCGCGGACCGATGTCTTGAGAAGCTCGGAGTGGACACTGTCGAGGCGCTGCTGCTCACCCATGAACACCGCGACCACTATGGCGGGACTCCGGGGGTCCTCCAAGATCGGGAAGCGGGGTTGGTCCTGCATGCCGGCAGCGCAGACTGGGACGTGGGCACCGAGGTGGAGTCCGTCGCGGAGCTGCCGGTGGATGTGCCGGTGCACCGCCCGGAGGCTGGGGAGACCTTCGAGTTCCTGGGCGGGGTCCAGGTCCGCCTGACCGTGTGGGCCGCCGAGGCCCATCACGCCGAGGCCAATGACAATTCATTGGTGGCGCTCTTCGAGATCGCCGATTCCCGCCTGGAGCCGGGAGTCATCGGCTCCGCGGAGCAGCCGCTGCGGCTGCTCGCCATGGGCGATATGGAACAGGAGGTCGCTGCGTCGCTGCTGCGTCGGGTGGGTCCACCAGAGGGGGTTCATCTGCTGAAGGTCTCTCATCACGGGGCGTCCAACGGGGGCACGCAGGTGCTGGAGGCGACCCGGCCGGCGGCGGCCCTGATCGGGGTGGGGGAGGAGAACTCCTATGGGCACCCTTCAGCGGAGATCATCGGCACCTTGGAGGGACTAGGCGCCGCGGTCTACCGCACTGATCTGCACGGCACAGTGGTGTTCACTGTGGATGCAGATGGTCTGGAGGCGGACGCTGTTCCCTGA
- a CDS encoding DegV family protein encodes MNPRPAERCQQSLARWRSALEADLLARRAAVPGRRPHLRRRKGRIAVVTDSSSSLPVDRGTQEVLLGPVGTNIISVPIPVMIGDQIYPETSPDLDRDLPMALAVGSPVRTSRPSPGRLMQAYQALQAQGYAGVVSIHLSAKLSGTVEAARLAAGQLDFPVTVIDSGQAGLGLGHAVIDAAITAQLGGSPASVAEAATRSAEQAESLFVLPNLDQLRRGGRINAMSTLIGGLLWVKPLLQLVEGEIHPVERPRTMPRALERLQDRVAQQAHGMTAPRLAVHGFGNQAQALELAEALGPLSASPIPVVDLPPVLAAHLGLGALAVSLNPELPGTR; translated from the coding sequence ATGAACCCCCGGCCGGCAGAACGCTGCCAGCAGAGTCTGGCCCGATGGCGCAGCGCCCTCGAGGCCGACCTGCTGGCACGGCGGGCTGCCGTGCCGGGGCGCAGACCCCACCTGCGCCGCAGGAAGGGGCGCATCGCGGTGGTCACGGACTCCTCCTCCTCACTTCCGGTGGATCGCGGCACCCAGGAGGTGCTGCTGGGTCCCGTCGGGACGAACATCATCTCGGTGCCGATCCCGGTGATGATCGGGGACCAGATCTACCCGGAGACCAGCCCTGACCTGGACCGGGATCTTCCGATGGCGTTGGCCGTGGGCAGTCCGGTGCGCACGTCTCGGCCGTCCCCGGGACGATTGATGCAGGCCTATCAGGCCTTGCAGGCTCAGGGCTACGCCGGGGTCGTGTCGATCCACCTCTCGGCGAAGCTCTCGGGCACCGTGGAGGCGGCTCGGCTCGCTGCGGGTCAGCTGGACTTCCCGGTCACCGTGATCGATTCCGGACAGGCAGGTCTGGGACTAGGACACGCGGTGATCGACGCGGCGATCACCGCCCAGCTCGGCGGGTCCCCGGCGTCGGTGGCGGAGGCCGCCACGCGCAGCGCCGAGCAGGCCGAGTCGCTCTTCGTGCTGCCGAACCTGGACCAGCTGCGCCGCGGCGGCCGGATCAATGCGATGTCCACGCTGATCGGCGGGCTGCTCTGGGTCAAGCCGCTGCTGCAGCTCGTCGAGGGGGAGATCCACCCTGTCGAGCGACCCCGCACCATGCCACGGGCGCTGGAGCGGCTCCAGGACCGGGTCGCGCAGCAGGCCCACGGCATGACCGCCCCGCGCCTCGCCGTGCACGGGTTCGGCAACCAGGCCCAGGCCTTGGAGCTTGCCGAGGCGCTGGGTCCGCTCTCGGCCAGCCCGATACCAGTGGTGGACCTTCCCCCCGTGCTCGCCGCCCATCTCGGTCTGGGTGCTCTCGCGGTGTCACTGAACCCGGAACTTCCCGGCACCCGCTGA